A stretch of the Zeugodacus cucurbitae isolate PBARC_wt_2022May chromosome 6, idZeuCucr1.2, whole genome shotgun sequence genome encodes the following:
- the LOC105221257 gene encoding probable serine/threonine-protein kinase cdc7 isoform X2: MAASNITNEIIITAMDRFVWFVLLVVMSHLVTEFTRVTGYARGNRHDAVLLNDSTVQPMPVANMIFYPGEEYGLYDHQQMSQYNNIYPNNNRYGNNNNYNYNNYNSNNNPNNQPNSAVMAGPSANAESAAVGFPFSFRPLIDSIFEIPISTLRAVNNLVARLTGSYQHQVPSMTAGVLKSGTGNTSPDALQAFRSLPAGGGADVATKVVPGVFDPAAASRPQPNSSGSSNNNNNKGGIPSVRQRRSLLREVNA; encoded by the exons ATGGCTGCATCAAATATAACCAATGAA ATCATCATCACGGCCATGGATCGTTTCGTGTGGTTCGTTCTGCTCGTCGTCATGTCACACTTGGTGACCGAATTCACACGCGTTACTGGGTATGCGCGCGGCAATCGGCATGACGCCGTACTACTGAATGAT TCTACCGTACAGCCGATGCCAGTGGCGAACATGATTTTCTATCCCGGCGAAGAGTACGGACTCTACGACCATCAACAAATGTcgcaatacaacaacatatatCCGAACAACAACAGAtatggcaacaataacaactacaactacaataattacaacagcaacaacaatcctAACAATCAACCAAACTCAGCCGTTATGGCGGGACCATCGGCAAATGCTGAGTCAGCCGCAGTAGGCTTTCCCTTCAGCTTTCGTCCGCTAATTGACAGCATCTTCGAG ATTCCGATATCGACACTGCGAGCTGTCAACAATCTGGTGGCGCGTTTAACCGGCAGCTATCAACACCAGGTGCCATCAATGACCGCAGGCGTGCTCAAGTCCGGGACCGGCAATACGAGCCCGGACGCGCTACAGGCCTTCCGCTCCCTACCAGCAGGTGGCGGCGCTGACGTAGCGACGAAAGTAGTGCCCGGTGTCTTCGACCCGGCCGCAGCGTCACGGCCACAGCCAAacagcagtggcagcagcaacaacaacaacaataagggtGGCATTCCCTCCGTGAGGCAGCGAAGGTCGTTGCTGCGTGAGGTGAACGCGTAA
- the LOC105221257 gene encoding probable serine/threonine-protein kinase cdc7 isoform X3 — MSFNNDIIITAMDRFVWFVLLVVMSHLVTEFTRVTGYARGNRHDAVLLNDSTVQPMPVANMIFYPGEEYGLYDHQQMSQYNNIYPNNNRYGNNNNYNYNNYNSNNNPNNQPNSAVMAGPSANAESAAVGFPFSFRPLIDSIFEIPISTLRAVNNLVARLTGSYQHQVPSMTAGVLKSGTGNTSPDALQAFRSLPAGGGADVATKVVPGVFDPAAASRPQPNSSGSSNNNNNKGGIPSVRQRRSLLREVNA, encoded by the exons ATGAGTTTTAACAATGAT ATCATCATCACGGCCATGGATCGTTTCGTGTGGTTCGTTCTGCTCGTCGTCATGTCACACTTGGTGACCGAATTCACACGCGTTACTGGGTATGCGCGCGGCAATCGGCATGACGCCGTACTACTGAATGAT TCTACCGTACAGCCGATGCCAGTGGCGAACATGATTTTCTATCCCGGCGAAGAGTACGGACTCTACGACCATCAACAAATGTcgcaatacaacaacatatatCCGAACAACAACAGAtatggcaacaataacaactacaactacaataattacaacagcaacaacaatcctAACAATCAACCAAACTCAGCCGTTATGGCGGGACCATCGGCAAATGCTGAGTCAGCCGCAGTAGGCTTTCCCTTCAGCTTTCGTCCGCTAATTGACAGCATCTTCGAG ATTCCGATATCGACACTGCGAGCTGTCAACAATCTGGTGGCGCGTTTAACCGGCAGCTATCAACACCAGGTGCCATCAATGACCGCAGGCGTGCTCAAGTCCGGGACCGGCAATACGAGCCCGGACGCGCTACAGGCCTTCCGCTCCCTACCAGCAGGTGGCGGCGCTGACGTAGCGACGAAAGTAGTGCCCGGTGTCTTCGACCCGGCCGCAGCGTCACGGCCACAGCCAAacagcagtggcagcagcaacaacaacaacaataagggtGGCATTCCCTCCGTGAGGCAGCGAAGGTCGTTGCTGCGTGAGGTGAACGCGTAA
- the LOC105221257 gene encoding probable serine/threonine-protein kinase cdc7 isoform X1, giving the protein MFNLRSQLDKIIITAMDRFVWFVLLVVMSHLVTEFTRVTGYARGNRHDAVLLNDSTVQPMPVANMIFYPGEEYGLYDHQQMSQYNNIYPNNNRYGNNNNYNYNNYNSNNNPNNQPNSAVMAGPSANAESAAVGFPFSFRPLIDSIFEIPISTLRAVNNLVARLTGSYQHQVPSMTAGVLKSGTGNTSPDALQAFRSLPAGGGADVATKVVPGVFDPAAASRPQPNSSGSSNNNNNKGGIPSVRQRRSLLREVNA; this is encoded by the exons ATCATCATCACGGCCATGGATCGTTTCGTGTGGTTCGTTCTGCTCGTCGTCATGTCACACTTGGTGACCGAATTCACACGCGTTACTGGGTATGCGCGCGGCAATCGGCATGACGCCGTACTACTGAATGAT TCTACCGTACAGCCGATGCCAGTGGCGAACATGATTTTCTATCCCGGCGAAGAGTACGGACTCTACGACCATCAACAAATGTcgcaatacaacaacatatatCCGAACAACAACAGAtatggcaacaataacaactacaactacaataattacaacagcaacaacaatcctAACAATCAACCAAACTCAGCCGTTATGGCGGGACCATCGGCAAATGCTGAGTCAGCCGCAGTAGGCTTTCCCTTCAGCTTTCGTCCGCTAATTGACAGCATCTTCGAG ATTCCGATATCGACACTGCGAGCTGTCAACAATCTGGTGGCGCGTTTAACCGGCAGCTATCAACACCAGGTGCCATCAATGACCGCAGGCGTGCTCAAGTCCGGGACCGGCAATACGAGCCCGGACGCGCTACAGGCCTTCCGCTCCCTACCAGCAGGTGGCGGCGCTGACGTAGCGACGAAAGTAGTGCCCGGTGTCTTCGACCCGGCCGCAGCGTCACGGCCACAGCCAAacagcagtggcagcagcaacaacaacaacaataagggtGGCATTCCCTCCGTGAGGCAGCGAAGGTCGTTGCTGCGTGAGGTGAACGCGTAA
- the LOC105221257 gene encoding probable serine/threonine-protein kinase cdc7 isoform X4 translates to MDRFVWFVLLVVMSHLVTEFTRVTGYARGNRHDAVLLNDSTVQPMPVANMIFYPGEEYGLYDHQQMSQYNNIYPNNNRYGNNNNYNYNNYNSNNNPNNQPNSAVMAGPSANAESAAVGFPFSFRPLIDSIFEIPISTLRAVNNLVARLTGSYQHQVPSMTAGVLKSGTGNTSPDALQAFRSLPAGGGADVATKVVPGVFDPAAASRPQPNSSGSSNNNNNKGGIPSVRQRRSLLREVNA, encoded by the exons ATGGATCGTTTCGTGTGGTTCGTTCTGCTCGTCGTCATGTCACACTTGGTGACCGAATTCACACGCGTTACTGGGTATGCGCGCGGCAATCGGCATGACGCCGTACTACTGAATGAT TCTACCGTACAGCCGATGCCAGTGGCGAACATGATTTTCTATCCCGGCGAAGAGTACGGACTCTACGACCATCAACAAATGTcgcaatacaacaacatatatCCGAACAACAACAGAtatggcaacaataacaactacaactacaataattacaacagcaacaacaatcctAACAATCAACCAAACTCAGCCGTTATGGCGGGACCATCGGCAAATGCTGAGTCAGCCGCAGTAGGCTTTCCCTTCAGCTTTCGTCCGCTAATTGACAGCATCTTCGAG ATTCCGATATCGACACTGCGAGCTGTCAACAATCTGGTGGCGCGTTTAACCGGCAGCTATCAACACCAGGTGCCATCAATGACCGCAGGCGTGCTCAAGTCCGGGACCGGCAATACGAGCCCGGACGCGCTACAGGCCTTCCGCTCCCTACCAGCAGGTGGCGGCGCTGACGTAGCGACGAAAGTAGTGCCCGGTGTCTTCGACCCGGCCGCAGCGTCACGGCCACAGCCAAacagcagtggcagcagcaacaacaacaacaataagggtGGCATTCCCTCCGTGAGGCAGCGAAGGTCGTTGCTGCGTGAGGTGAACGCGTAA